CCTGGGGCATCGTGTCCGCATGCATGGCCTTCGTGCAGGGCGAGAAGAGCTTTTATGTGCTGCGTTTCCTGCTGGGCGTGGCGGAAGCCGGCTTCTTCCCCGGCATCGTCATGTACATCAGTTATTGGTTTCCGAAGTCCTATCGGGCGCGCTTTACCAGCATTTTCATGATGTCGATTCCCGTATCGGGCTTGATCGGCAGCCCCATATCCGGCTACATCCTGGACGGCTTGAACGGCGTCGGCGGCCTGGCGGGCTGGAAATGGATGTTCATCATCGAGGCGCTGCCCGCCGTGGTGCTGGGCGTTGCCTGCCTTTGGCTTTTGACCGACCGGCCTTCCAAGGCAGCCTGGCTGACGCCGTCCGAACGCGAGCGCCTGGAGACGATCCTGGCCGAAGAGCGCCGCAACCTGGAGGCCGTACGGAAATACAAACTGTCCGAGGCGTTTACCTCGCCCGGCGTACTTCTGCTCGCCGGCATTCTGTTCTGCATCGTATTCGGCGTAACCGGTATTGCCTTTTTCCTGCCGCAGATCATCAAGAGCTTTGGCTACTCCAACACGGCGGTTGGGTTCCTGAGCGTGCTGCCTTTTCTGGCGGGGGTGTGCGCCATGTATCTGTGGGCGCGCCATTCCGACATGAAGGGCGAAAAGATACGCCACCTGGGCGCCGCCCTGGCGCTGGCCGGCGCGGGCTTCATCTTCACCACCTTCGTGCTGGGCAATCACACCGCGGCATTGATCGGGCTGATCGTCTCCGCGGCCGGTGTCTACGCGGCCAACACCATGCTGTGGACACTGCCCACCTCGTTGCTGACGGGTACGGCCGCCGCTGCCGCGGTAGCGCTGATCAACTCCCTGGCCAACCTGAGCGGCGTCATCGCGCCGCCGCTGCTGGGCTGGAGCCGCGACGTCACCGGAGGCTTCGCCGCCACGGGCGCCATCTTCGCGGGCTTCGTGATACTGGGCGCGCTGTTGACCTGGGCCTTCTCGCGAACCGAACTGGCCAGGGGCGAGCGCATCGACAAGGAGAAAGAACCTCATGCCATTGCAGCACATCGTCGTTCGGCCTGATGGGGACGCCCGCTTGGACCCCTACGGCGTGATCTTTCCGGTCACGCCGGGCGACGACCGCATACCGATACCTTTGGAGCACCCGGGCGCCGCCGGGCACGGCGTCTTCACGGCCACGGTGATACGCGCCCGCTCCAGCCAGGCGACCGGCTCGATCCGCGGCATGGAGCGGCACCCGCATTCCGTGCAGGCCTTCGTCCCGCTGAGCGCATACCGGCTCGTCGCCGTCACCGCGTCCGGCCGCGAGCCGCCCACCGAGCCGGGACAACTGGCCGTCCTCCATATCCCGGCGGGATGGGGGTTCGCCTGGCATCCAGGTGTGTGGCATACCGGCATGATGGGTGACGGCATGGATGCCGCGCTCGTCTCGATGGTCCGCCGCATTCCGGACGGTAGCGATACCGAGACCATCACCCTGCCCTTTTCCATCAACCCTGCGGAGCCGCACGCTCATGGCTAATAGCAATCGTCCGGTGCGCGATCTGACCGGATACGGAAAATCGACGCCCATCCCGAAATGGCCCGCGCAAGCGCGGGTAGCCGTCAATATCGTGATCAATGTCGAGGAAGGCTCCGAACCCTCGGTGCCCGACGGCGATGCCGACAGCGAGGTCGGGCTCATCGAGACCGGCGGACGCGCCTTCCCTGGCCGCGACCTCGGCGCCGAGTCGATGTTCGAGTACGGCAGCCGTGCGGGTTTCTGGCGGCTGTGGAAAATCCTGCAGCGCTACCGCGCGCCCGCCACATTCTTTGCCTGTTCGCTGGCGCTGGAGCGCAACCCCGCCATCGCCGCCGTCATTCGCGACGGCGTGGCGGCCGGCGACTACGATGTGTGCGGCCACGGCTTGCGCTGGGAACGTCACCAGACGCTGAGCGCCGAAGCCGAGACCCGCGCCATCCATACCGCCTACGACCGAATCGCCGCCCTTGCCGGGGCGCCTCCGGCCGGCTGGTATTGCCGCTACGCGCCCACGGTGCATACGCGGGAAATCGTGGCTGCCCATGGGGGCTTCCTGTACGACAGCGATGCCTATAACGACGACCTGCCCTATTGGGTAACGGCCAACGATCGGCCGCACCTGGTGGTGCCGTATACGCAGGTCATGAACGATGCCAAGTTCCTGCGCGGTGGGTTGAATACCGGCTCCGACTTCTTCGAAGTGCTGCGCGAGCAATTCGATGCGCTATGGGAGGAAGGCGCGACGGAGCCGAAGATGATGTCCATCGGCCTGCATTGCCGCGTCGCCGGGCACCCTTTCCGCGCCACGGCCCTGTCCCGCTTCCTCGCGCATATCGCCGCGCATCCCGATGTGTGGCTGTGCCGGCGCGTGGATATCGCCCGCCACTGGATGGAACACCATCCTTATCGGCCGCTTGGGGCTGCATAGGCCCTCGCCAGGGCGCGCTGGAAGCGGCTCGCGCACGTGCCGGACCGCGACCGCTTCCGGAATTTCCCGCGCTACAGATGCGTATCGACGCCGCTCATGATCCAGAGCACCTTGGCCTCGACATCGGAAGGGTTCGCCAACGAATGCTCGACATTGCTATTGAATTGAAAGCTGTCGCCCACGTCGAGCGTGGCGGTCACATCGCCTACCGATAACTGGACGCTGCCGGCGATTACGTATCCGGCCTTTTGCCCCCCGCCGACGAAAACGTCCTCTGTCGCGCTGCCCGGCGACATATCGATGAACATGACACGCAGATCGCCCGCCGGTTGCGGCGACAGCAGCTCCTTGACGAGGCCGGATTCCTTCAGCTCCATCATCGGCCGCTGGCCGCGGCGAAGCACGAAAGGCGGCGTGGCGGACGCATCGGCCTTGGGTTCGTCGAAAAATTGCCAGACACTGATGCCCAGGGCGCTGCGCAGCCGTTGCAGCGTCTTGATGGACGGGTTCGAATTGCCGCGCTCGATCTGGCTGATCATTCCTGCAGACACGCCGGACCGGGAGGCGAGCTCCAGCGTGGAGAAACCGCGGTCGCTGCGCAACGCCCGCAGCCGGTCGCCGAGCCGCTTGGCGTTTTCATCTTCCGCCCTGGACATATCCTTTGCCAATGAAGCACGAGCGTTGGTTTGGCGCGCCATGTTTTTCCGATTGCCGATACTGCCCCGTAAGCCAGATCGGTGGAACCGGTGGCCAGGAGCGCGTTCATTATATTAGTACATCGGTACGGACCGCACGCTCAATCCGCCACGGCGATTCGCATGCGTATGAAGCGGGCGCAACGCGGCTCAACAGGGGAAATCCGCTTCATAAGCGATCCAGGGTAAACGCCAGCGGGCCACGCATCCCTATTCGTTGTGTTCAACATAGTGAGGACCTATACTGCAATTTAGTGAACGCTTTTGAGGCGCGCACTCTTGCGCCATCCGCGCACCGTGACGCCTTGCACACCCCACCGGAGAAAAAATGTCGCTGCTCAAAACAATACGTACGACGGACCTTGGCGAAGGCACCCTATCCACGGCGGCGGCGGAAATCCTGCTGGAAGGATCCCCCAGCTTCACCACCTGGAATCAGGACGAAGCCAAGGATGGCAAGGTCCACACCGGCGTATGGCAAGCGACGCCTGGCACCACCAAATCCATCAAGGGCTCCAAGTATGAGTTCTGCCTGCTTCTGGAGGGCGCTGTCGAGCTCACGGAACAGGGGGGCGACACGGTTACCTATCGCGCCGGCGACAGCTTCGTGATGAAGCCCGGATTCATCGGCACGTGGAAGACCATCGAAACGCTGCGCAAAATCTATGTGATCGTGGAGTGAGCGCGATGACACAGGCTGACGGTTTCGATCCCGACTCTGTGCCGTTCGAGCGCGGGCATTACATTGGCGGCAAGGTGGTCGACGACGCTGGGGAGCATCTGACGGTTGCCCGCCCCTCCGACCTGATCCCGTACGCCGACCTGCCGCAGGGTACCGCGGATACGGTGGATCGCGCCGTCGCCAGCGCCAGGCATGCCCTGGACAGCAGCGGCTGGGGCAGGCAAGCGCCGCGCGAACGCGCACGGGCCATGCGCCGGTGGGCGGATCTGATTGAAAAGCACCAGGAAGAGCTGGGCAAGCTGGAAGCCCTGGGATCGACGCGCCCGATATCGCAGGCCGTCGGCGGCGATGTCGCCAGCGTGGCCGAAGGCATCCGTTTCTTCTCGGAGTGGGCCGACAAACTGGGCGGCGACGTCGCGGCAACGCGGTCGAATGACCTGGGCATGATCCTGTCCGAGCCTTACGGCGTGGTTGGCGCCATCACGCCATGGAACTTTCCGCTCAGCATGGCGAGCTGGAAGGCCGGACCGGCGCTGGCGGCCGGCAACGCGATCGTGCTCAAGCCTTCCGAGCTGACGCCCTTTTCCACCGTACGGCTGGCGCAGCTTGCCGTCGAAGCCGGCATACCGGCCGGCATTTTCAATGTGGTGCACGGCAGCGGCCCCGTCACCGGCGAGGCCATCAGCCGGCATCCCGGCATCGCCAAGGTGTCTTTTACAGGCTCGACCCGGACCGGCGTGGCCGTGATGAAGGCCGCCGCCGAAAGCGGCGTCAAGCCGGTCACCCTGGAATTGGGCGGCAAGAGCCCGCAACTGGTTTTCGCCGACGCGGACCTGGAGCGCGCAGCCGACTGCATCGCCGGTTCCATGTTGGCCAATGCGGGGCAAGCGTGCGTGGCGGGATCGCGCCTGATCGTCGAACGATCGGCCGAAGAGCCGCTGGTGCGCCTGCTGCGGCAGAAACTCGCGGGCGCTGCCGCCGGCCACACCTGGAAGGCATCCACCAACTACGCGCCTATCATCTCGGAGACGCAGGCACGCCGCATCGACCGGATCCTGCGGGACAGCCTCGCCCAGGGCGCCGAGTGCATCATCGGCGGGCAGCGCATCGACGGGTATGGCGGCGCCTACTATCAGCCTACCCTGCTGACCAACGTCGACGCCGCCACCGCCGCCGTGCGGGAGGAGATCTTCGGTCCCGTATTGACGATACAGGCCTTCGACACCGAGGAAGAAGGCCTGGCGTTGGCCGACCATCCGGAATACGGTTTGGCCGCCGGCGTCTACACGCGCGACCTGGGACGCGCCATGCGGGCGATGCGCGCCATACAGGCGGGCACGGTGTGGATCAACCGCTACTCCCGCACCTTGGACTTCATCCTGCCCACGGGGGGCTATAAAAGCTCCGGCATCGGCAAGGATCTTGGCCGGCAGGCAGTCGAACAGAACCTGCGGCACAAGACCGTACTGCTGAACATCGGCGCAGACATGCCCGCGCGTTGACGCAGCCGCCCCGCTGCCGCACCCAAACCACTTAGAACGGGCTACATGCCATGCCGATACAGGTCGATAGCGTCAAAGACAGTCCCTTGTTTCCCGAGCAGGTCGACGTTGTCGTCATCGGTGCCGGCATCATCGGGTCGTGCACCGCCTATGAACTCGCCCGCAAGGGTGTCTCGGTGGC
Above is a genomic segment from Bordetella genomosp. 11 containing:
- a CDS encoding cupin domain-containing protein, whose amino-acid sequence is MSRAEDENAKRLGDRLRALRSDRGFSTLELASRSGVSAGMISQIERGNSNPSIKTLQRLRSALGISVWQFFDEPKADASATPPFVLRRGQRPMMELKESGLVKELLSPQPAGDLRVMFIDMSPGSATEDVFVGGGQKAGYVIAGSVQLSVGDVTATLDVGDSFQFNSNVEHSLANPSDVEAKVLWIMSGVDTHL
- a CDS encoding ureidoglycolate lyase, yielding MPLQHIVVRPDGDARLDPYGVIFPVTPGDDRIPIPLEHPGAAGHGVFTATVIRARSSQATGSIRGMERHPHSVQAFVPLSAYRLVAVTASGREPPTEPGQLAVLHIPAGWGFAWHPGVWHTGMMGDGMDAALVSMVRRIPDGSDTETITLPFSINPAEPHAHG
- a CDS encoding cupin domain-containing protein — protein: MSLLKTIRTTDLGEGTLSTAAAEILLEGSPSFTTWNQDEAKDGKVHTGVWQATPGTTKSIKGSKYEFCLLLEGAVELTEQGGDTVTYRAGDSFVMKPGFIGTWKTIETLRKIYVIVE
- a CDS encoding MFS transporter; protein product: MVHNGNNSPGGNAIPPHDKALIAKAARRLIPLIMILYVVAYLDRVNISFAALQMNADLGLSNAVYGFGASMFFISYFLFEVPSNLILDKVGPRRWIARIMITWGIVSACMAFVQGEKSFYVLRFLLGVAEAGFFPGIVMYISYWFPKSYRARFTSIFMMSIPVSGLIGSPISGYILDGLNGVGGLAGWKWMFIIEALPAVVLGVACLWLLTDRPSKAAWLTPSERERLETILAEERRNLEAVRKYKLSEAFTSPGVLLLAGILFCIVFGVTGIAFFLPQIIKSFGYSNTAVGFLSVLPFLAGVCAMYLWARHSDMKGEKIRHLGAALALAGAGFIFTTFVLGNHTAALIGLIVSAAGVYAANTMLWTLPTSLLTGTAAAAAVALINSLANLSGVIAPPLLGWSRDVTGGFAATGAIFAGFVILGALLTWAFSRTELARGERIDKEKEPHAIAAHRRSA
- a CDS encoding polysaccharide deacetylase family protein, translating into MANSNRPVRDLTGYGKSTPIPKWPAQARVAVNIVINVEEGSEPSVPDGDADSEVGLIETGGRAFPGRDLGAESMFEYGSRAGFWRLWKILQRYRAPATFFACSLALERNPAIAAVIRDGVAAGDYDVCGHGLRWERHQTLSAEAETRAIHTAYDRIAALAGAPPAGWYCRYAPTVHTREIVAAHGGFLYDSDAYNDDLPYWVTANDRPHLVVPYTQVMNDAKFLRGGLNTGSDFFEVLREQFDALWEEGATEPKMMSIGLHCRVAGHPFRATALSRFLAHIAAHPDVWLCRRVDIARHWMEHHPYRPLGAA
- a CDS encoding aldehyde dehydrogenase family protein, translating into MTQADGFDPDSVPFERGHYIGGKVVDDAGEHLTVARPSDLIPYADLPQGTADTVDRAVASARHALDSSGWGRQAPRERARAMRRWADLIEKHQEELGKLEALGSTRPISQAVGGDVASVAEGIRFFSEWADKLGGDVAATRSNDLGMILSEPYGVVGAITPWNFPLSMASWKAGPALAAGNAIVLKPSELTPFSTVRLAQLAVEAGIPAGIFNVVHGSGPVTGEAISRHPGIAKVSFTGSTRTGVAVMKAAAESGVKPVTLELGGKSPQLVFADADLERAADCIAGSMLANAGQACVAGSRLIVERSAEEPLVRLLRQKLAGAAAGHTWKASTNYAPIISETQARRIDRILRDSLAQGAECIIGGQRIDGYGGAYYQPTLLTNVDAATAAVREEIFGPVLTIQAFDTEEEGLALADHPEYGLAAGVYTRDLGRAMRAMRAIQAGTVWINRYSRTLDFILPTGGYKSSGIGKDLGRQAVEQNLRHKTVLLNIGADMPAR